A region of Mammaliicoccus sp. Dog046 DNA encodes the following proteins:
- the mfd gene encoding transcription-repair coupling factor yields the protein MKHVIHEMIQNDERFQDLERIFGKKNILITGLNQSSKALMILEQYLKHDKQLVIITNNLYQADKLETDILQLLPSEEVFKFPVQDIMIEAFSTQSPDLMSERIRTLTHLAQGKKGLFIVPINGLKKQLTPVSIWKDHFKSIQIGDDIDLDEWSKELIDMGYKRQSLVSAIGEFSIRGGLIDIYPVTGDPVRIELFDTEVDGMRLFDVESQRSLENVKKIEITTASDYIFTSEQINQLSERIEDVHEQTRVKLPTEIRPDLKETYQNILMQSDELKDHQILRRVIAFMYDEETTFTDYLADDALVVVDEYNRIKETESALDVEIEEFTQSLIESGQGFIGQRFISENAFTELLNQHKVSYFTLFTANMPVEIEEMIKFSCKPVQRFYGQYDIMKSEFDRFMKQGFTVVLLAESETRKSRIQSMLSDMNIPTVIDRVKTVGQSGLAVVTDGALSEGFELPYMKLVIVTERELFKARERKQSKRRQKLSNAEKIKSYQELNVGDYVVHVHHGVGKYLGVETLEVSGIHNDYIKIHYKGTDQLFVPVDQMNDVQKFVGSDDKEPKLNKLGGTEWKKTKAKVQKNVEDIADELLKLYQEREQVEGYQYGPDSEEQMTFEMDFPYEPTPDQVTSLEEIKVDMEKRRPMDRLLCGDVGYGKTEVAIRAAFKAVLEGKQVAVLVPTTILAQQHFETFRERMQEYPVEIQMMSRFRTPKQVKEAKEGIKSGSVDIVVGTHKLLSKDVHYKDLGLLIVDEEQRFGVKHKERIKALKTNVDVLTLTATPIPRTLHMSLLGVRDLSVIETPPENRFPVQTYVLEQNMSFVKEALERELSRGGQAFYLYNRVQSIYQKSEQLSMLMPNARIGVAHGQMSERELEETMLNFVDGVYDILVTTTIIETGVDVPNANTLIIEDANRFGLSQLYQLRGRVGRSSRIGYAYFLHEQNKVLTEVAEQRLQAIKEFTELGSGFKIAMRDLNIRGAGNLLGSQQHGFIDSVGYDLYSQMLEEAVNVKRGIEVETEVPQLEVDIKLDAYIPAEYIKNEQAKIEMYKKLRSISTHAQLEDIRDELLDRFGEYPVEVERLLDVVEIRLNGIQFGITEIKEVAKVIQLTTSEYTTNHLKGDVLFKVTEPLGRKLKIAVANNQMVFKLQKTKQWLDDLKFLTKVINESLVDDDTI from the coding sequence ATGAAACATGTCATTCATGAAATGATTCAGAACGATGAGCGTTTTCAAGATTTAGAACGTATTTTTGGTAAAAAAAACATTCTAATCACTGGCTTAAATCAGTCGAGTAAAGCGTTAATGATATTAGAACAATATCTTAAGCATGATAAACAGTTAGTCATTATAACAAATAATTTATATCAAGCAGATAAATTAGAAACAGATATACTTCAGTTATTGCCTTCAGAGGAAGTATTTAAGTTTCCTGTACAAGATATTATGATCGAGGCGTTTTCTACACAAAGTCCTGATTTAATGAGTGAAAGAATTAGAACATTAACCCACCTTGCACAAGGCAAGAAGGGCTTATTTATCGTGCCTATAAACGGGCTGAAAAAGCAACTGACACCTGTATCAATTTGGAAAGATCATTTTAAATCTATTCAAATCGGTGATGACATCGATTTAGATGAGTGGTCTAAAGAATTGATAGATATGGGGTATAAGAGGCAATCCCTTGTATCGGCTATTGGTGAATTTTCAATTCGTGGTGGATTAATTGATATTTATCCTGTGACTGGAGATCCTGTACGTATTGAATTGTTTGATACGGAAGTAGATGGTATGCGACTGTTTGATGTTGAATCTCAGCGTTCTCTAGAAAATGTTAAAAAAATCGAAATCACAACAGCAAGTGATTATATCTTTACAAGTGAACAAATTAATCAGTTATCTGAACGAATAGAAGATGTACATGAACAAACAAGAGTGAAATTGCCAACCGAAATTCGTCCAGATTTAAAAGAAACATATCAAAATATATTAATGCAAAGTGATGAATTGAAAGATCATCAAATTTTGAGACGTGTTATTGCATTTATGTATGATGAAGAGACTACATTTACAGACTACTTAGCAGATGATGCACTTGTTGTTGTCGATGAATATAATCGTATTAAAGAAACTGAGAGTGCATTAGATGTTGAAATCGAAGAATTTACACAATCATTGATTGAATCTGGACAAGGGTTTATAGGGCAACGATTTATATCAGAAAATGCATTTACTGAGTTGCTGAATCAACATAAAGTATCTTATTTCACCCTATTTACAGCGAATATGCCAGTTGAAATCGAAGAAATGATTAAATTCTCGTGTAAACCTGTTCAACGTTTCTATGGTCAATATGATATTATGAAATCTGAATTTGATCGTTTTATGAAGCAAGGTTTTACGGTTGTTCTATTAGCTGAATCCGAAACGAGAAAAAGTAGAATCCAAAGTATGTTATCGGACATGAACATCCCAACTGTAATCGATAGAGTTAAAACAGTAGGACAAAGCGGTCTAGCTGTTGTGACAGATGGTGCTTTATCTGAAGGTTTTGAACTTCCATATATGAAATTAGTAATCGTTACTGAAAGAGAATTATTTAAAGCGAGAGAGCGTAAACAGTCTAAGCGAAGACAAAAGTTATCCAATGCTGAAAAAATAAAATCTTATCAGGAACTGAATGTCGGAGATTATGTTGTTCATGTACATCATGGTGTTGGTAAATATCTTGGTGTCGAAACATTAGAAGTTTCTGGTATTCATAATGACTATATTAAAATCCATTACAAAGGGACAGATCAATTATTTGTTCCTGTTGATCAGATGAATGATGTACAGAAATTTGTTGGATCTGATGATAAAGAGCCTAAGCTTAATAAATTAGGTGGAACTGAATGGAAAAAAACTAAAGCCAAAGTTCAAAAAAATGTTGAAGATATTGCTGATGAATTATTGAAACTATATCAAGAACGTGAGCAAGTTGAAGGTTATCAATACGGTCCAGATAGTGAAGAACAAATGACATTTGAAATGGACTTTCCATATGAACCTACGCCAGACCAAGTAACATCTTTAGAAGAAATTAAAGTAGATATGGAAAAAAGAAGACCTATGGATAGATTGTTATGTGGTGATGTAGGTTATGGTAAGACGGAAGTCGCAATTAGAGCTGCATTTAAGGCTGTCTTAGAAGGAAAGCAGGTTGCTGTGTTAGTACCAACGACTATTTTAGCGCAACAACATTTTGAAACGTTTAGAGAACGTATGCAAGAATATCCAGTCGAAATACAAATGATGAGCCGATTTAGAACACCTAAACAAGTGAAAGAAGCTAAAGAGGGTATTAAATCAGGATCTGTAGATATCGTTGTAGGTACACATAAATTATTAAGTAAAGATGTACATTATAAAGATTTAGGTTTGTTAATCGTGGATGAAGAACAACGATTTGGTGTGAAACATAAAGAACGTATTAAAGCGTTAAAAACGAACGTAGACGTACTGACCTTAACAGCTACACCTATACCAAGAACATTGCATATGAGTTTATTAGGTGTGCGTGACTTATCAGTGATAGAAACGCCACCAGAAAATCGTTTTCCAGTACAAACATATGTGTTAGAACAAAACATGAGCTTCGTTAAAGAAGCGCTTGAAAGAGAACTGTCTCGTGGAGGACAAGCTTTTTATTTATACAATAGAGTACAGTCGATTTATCAGAAGAGTGAGCAACTTTCAATGTTAATGCCAAATGCAAGAATAGGTGTTGCACATGGACAAATGTCTGAAAGAGAATTAGAAGAAACGATGCTTAACTTTGTCGATGGTGTATATGACATATTAGTTACGACAACGATTATTGAAACAGGTGTTGATGTTCCTAATGCGAATACATTGATTATTGAAGATGCAAATCGATTTGGACTCAGTCAATTGTATCAATTGCGAGGTAGAGTCGGACGTTCAAGTAGAATTGGTTATGCATATTTCTTACATGAACAAAACAAAGTGTTAACTGAAGTGGCAGAGCAAAGGCTACAAGCGATTAAAGAATTTACAGAGTTGGGTTCTGGATTTAAAATTGCCATGCGTGATTTAAATATTCGTGGAGCAGGTAATCTATTAGGAAGCCAACAACATGGATTTATTGATTCAGTGGGATATGATTTATATTCTCAAATGTTAGAAGAAGCGGTTAATGTTAAGCGTGGTATTGAGGTTGAAACGGAAGTGCCTCAATTAGAAGTAGACATTAAACTTGATGCATATATTCCAGCTGAATATATAAAAAATGAACAAGCTAAGATTGAAATGTATAAAAAGTTAAGATCTATTTCAACACATGCCCAATTAGAAGACATAAGAGATGAATTGTTAGATCGATTCGGAGAGTATCCAGTTGAAGTGGAACGTTTATTAGATGTGGTAGAAATTAGACTGAATGGTATTCAGTTTGGAATCACAGAAATTAAAGAAGTGGCCAAAGTTATTCAATTAACAACATCTGAATATACAACAAATCATTTGAAAGGCGATGTGCTATTTAAAGTGACTGAACCATTAGGGAGAAAACTTAAAATAGCCGTTGCAAACAATCAAATGGTCTTTAAATTGCAGAAAACGAAGCAATGGTTGGATGATTTGAAGTTCTTGACTAAAGTTATTAATGAAAGTTTGGTAGATGATGACACAATCTAA
- the pth gene encoding aminoacyl-tRNA hydrolase has protein sequence MKCIVGLGNIGKKYELTRHNIGFEVVDELLERHQLDLDKQKFKGAYTIGLINGEKVLLIEPMTFMNLSGEAVRPLMDYYNVDIEDLIVLYDDMDQPQGNLRLRQKGSAGGHNGMKSLIQHLGTDRFNRIRIGIDRPTNGMSVPSYVLQKFSSDEMITMKSVIEHAADACEALIKGETFQNVMNQYNGEVK, from the coding sequence ATGAAATGTATTGTTGGACTTGGAAATATAGGAAAGAAATATGAACTTACGCGCCATAATATTGGTTTTGAAGTTGTTGATGAACTATTAGAAAGACATCAACTAGACTTGGATAAGCAAAAATTTAAAGGCGCATATACAATTGGATTAATAAATGGTGAGAAAGTATTATTAATTGAACCAATGACATTTATGAATTTATCTGGGGAAGCTGTTCGTCCTTTGATGGATTACTATAATGTGGATATAGAAGATTTGATTGTACTTTATGATGATATGGATCAACCTCAAGGTAATTTGAGATTACGTCAGAAAGGAAGCGCTGGTGGACACAACGGCATGAAATCATTAATTCAACACTTAGGAACAGATCGATTTAATAGAATTCGAATCGGAATAGACCGACCAACAAATGGTATGAGTGTACCGAGTTATGTGTTACAGAAATTCTCAAGTGATGAAATGATAACGATGAAAAGTGTAATTGAACATGCTGCAGACGCTTGTGAAGCACTTATTAAAGGTGAAACTTTTCAAAACGTCATGAACCAGTATAACGGTGAAGTGAAATGA
- a CDS encoding 50S ribosomal protein L25/general stress protein Ctc has translation MTSLKSVIRQGKQTRSSLRKLRATGMIPAVVYGYGAKNTSVKVDEVEFIKTIREVGRNGVIDLGVGSKSIKVMVSDYQYDSLKNQITHVDFLAINMKEELTVDVPVVLVGEAVGASEGGVVQQPLFDLQVTTTPDAIPENIEVDITELAIGDSYLVGDLDATDKYSIENDKEEAVVTVVPPTEEPAEDAEETAAEEADAVSAEEAEKEADKEEE, from the coding sequence ATGACTTCATTAAAGTCAGTTATCCGTCAAGGTAAACAAACACGTTCTAGTTTACGTAAATTAAGAGCAACAGGTATGATTCCAGCAGTCGTATATGGTTACGGTGCTAAAAACACATCAGTTAAAGTAGATGAAGTTGAATTCATCAAAACAATTCGTGAAGTTGGACGTAACGGCGTTATCGATTTAGGCGTAGGTTCTAAATCAATCAAAGTTATGGTTTCAGATTATCAATATGATTCTCTTAAAAACCAAATCACTCACGTTGACTTCTTAGCAATCAACATGAAAGAAGAATTAACTGTTGATGTACCTGTAGTATTAGTAGGTGAAGCAGTTGGTGCTTCAGAAGGTGGCGTTGTTCAACAACCACTATTCGACTTACAAGTAACAACTACTCCAGATGCAATTCCTGAAAATATCGAAGTTGATATTACAGAATTAGCTATTGGTGATAGCTACTTAGTAGGCGACTTAGATGCAACTGATAAATACTCTATCGAAAATGATAAAGAAGAAGCAGTTGTAACAGTTGTTCCTCCAACAGAAGAACCTGCTGAAGACGCTGAAGAAACTGCTGCTGAAGAAGCTGATGCAGTATCAGCTGAAGAAGCAGAAAAAGAAGCGGACAAAGAAGAAGAATAA
- a CDS encoding ribose-phosphate diphosphokinase, whose protein sequence is MLNTEYKNSSLKIFSLEGNQPLAQEVANLVGIPLGKSTVKRFADGEVQINIEESIRGCDVFIIQPTSNPVNEHLMELLIMIDACKRASAANINIVMPYYGYARQDRKARSREPITAKLVANIIEKAGASRMIALDLHAPQIQGFFDIPIDHLMGVPILSNYFLEKGLDPESTVVVSPDHGGVTRARKMADRLKTPIAIIDKRRPKPNVAEVMNIVGDIDGKTAIIIDDIIDTAGTITLAADALVKKGAKEVYACCTHPVLSGPAKERIENSQIKELVVTNSIQLPEDRKPTNVKELSVAGLLAQSIVRVYEQESVSVLFD, encoded by the coding sequence ATGTTGAATACTGAATATAAGAATTCTTCATTGAAAATATTTTCGCTAGAAGGAAATCAACCTTTAGCACAAGAAGTTGCCAATTTAGTGGGTATTCCATTAGGAAAGTCTACTGTAAAGCGATTTGCAGATGGTGAAGTTCAAATCAATATTGAAGAAAGTATCCGTGGTTGTGACGTATTTATTATTCAACCAACATCAAACCCAGTGAATGAACACTTGATGGAATTATTAATTATGATTGATGCTTGTAAACGTGCATCAGCAGCAAATATTAATATTGTTATGCCTTACTACGGTTATGCACGTCAAGATCGTAAAGCGAGAAGCCGTGAACCTATCACAGCTAAATTAGTAGCAAATATTATTGAAAAAGCTGGCGCAAGTAGAATGATTGCTTTAGACTTACATGCTCCTCAAATCCAAGGTTTCTTTGATATACCAATTGATCATTTAATGGGTGTTCCGATTCTATCTAATTATTTCTTGGAAAAAGGATTAGACCCTGAATCTACTGTAGTTGTATCACCTGACCACGGTGGTGTAACAAGAGCACGTAAAATGGCAGACCGTTTAAAAACACCAATAGCAATTATTGATAAACGACGTCCGAAACCAAATGTTGCAGAAGTAATGAACATTGTTGGTGATATTGATGGTAAGACGGCTATCATTATTGATGATATTATCGATACAGCTGGTACGATTACATTAGCAGCAGACGCACTTGTTAAAAAAGGTGCTAAAGAAGTTTATGCTTGTTGTACACACCCAGTATTGTCAGGACCTGCTAAAGAAAGAATTGAAAATTCACAAATTAAAGAATTAGTAGTAACGAATTCTATTCAATTACCAGAAGATAGAAAACCAACTAATGTGAAAGAATTATCAGTTGCTGGATTATTAGCTCAATCTATTGTTCGTGTATATGAACAAGAATCAGTTAGTGTGCTATTTGATTAA
- the glmU gene encoding bifunctional UDP-N-acetylglucosamine diphosphorylase/glucosamine-1-phosphate N-acetyltransferase GlmU, with the protein MQKFAVILAAGKGTRMKSKLYKVLHPVAGQAMVQHVIDSVKRAGVETVVTVVGHGAEKVQETIGHASQFVHQEEQLGTAHAVKTAKDILEAKKGTTIVVCGDTPLISHETIESLLAFHESEQSVATVLSAQVDNPFGYGRIMRDASGLVSGIVEQKDASEEQAKINEISSGIFAFDNEKLFETLEKVKNDNVQGEYYLPDVIRILNEENEKVSAFITEDVDGIMGVNDRVQLAQAEQKMKERINLQHMINGVTIIDPATTYIGKDVVIGEDTVVEPGTRLSGKTIIGKNVIIGMNSDIKNSTIEDDATIKQSVITDSIVGQSSTVGPFAQLRPGTELGSETKIGNFVEVKKSVLKDGAKVSHLSYIGDAEVGARTNIGCGSITVNYDGINKFRTIIGDDAFIGCNSNLVAPVEVGNGAFIAAGSTITDNVPDESLALGRARQTTKQGYYKTK; encoded by the coding sequence ATGCAAAAATTTGCAGTCATATTAGCTGCGGGTAAAGGTACAAGAATGAAATCTAAACTTTACAAAGTGTTACATCCAGTTGCTGGACAAGCAATGGTTCAACACGTCATTGACAGTGTGAAACGCGCAGGCGTTGAAACAGTAGTGACAGTTGTTGGTCACGGAGCAGAGAAAGTTCAAGAAACAATTGGTCATGCATCTCAGTTTGTACATCAAGAAGAACAATTAGGTACGGCACATGCGGTTAAAACCGCTAAAGATATATTAGAAGCGAAAAAAGGAACAACAATTGTTGTATGTGGCGATACTCCACTTATTAGTCATGAAACGATCGAATCTTTATTGGCATTTCATGAATCTGAACAATCTGTTGCTACAGTATTATCAGCACAAGTAGATAATCCTTTTGGTTACGGCAGAATTATGAGAGATGCGTCTGGGCTTGTTTCAGGAATTGTTGAACAAAAAGACGCTTCAGAAGAACAAGCGAAGATCAATGAAATTAGTTCAGGTATATTTGCATTTGATAACGAGAAGTTATTCGAAACTTTAGAAAAAGTTAAAAATGACAATGTTCAAGGTGAATATTATTTACCTGACGTGATTCGTATCTTAAATGAAGAAAATGAAAAAGTATCTGCATTCATTACAGAAGATGTTGATGGCATCATGGGTGTGAATGATAGAGTTCAATTAGCGCAAGCTGAGCAGAAGATGAAAGAACGCATTAATTTACAACATATGATTAATGGTGTAACGATTATCGATCCGGCGACTACATATATTGGTAAGGACGTTGTCATCGGTGAAGATACAGTTGTTGAGCCAGGTACAAGACTTTCAGGCAAAACAATTATTGGTAAAAATGTTATTATAGGAATGAATTCTGATATCAAAAATAGTACAATTGAAGATGATGCTACAATTAAACAATCTGTGATAACAGATTCAATTGTAGGGCAATCCTCAACAGTTGGACCTTTTGCACAATTAAGACCAGGAACAGAACTGGGTAGCGAAACTAAGATTGGAAACTTTGTAGAAGTTAAAAAGTCTGTCTTAAAAGATGGTGCTAAAGTATCTCATTTAAGCTACATTGGAGATGCGGAAGTAGGCGCTAGAACGAATATTGGGTGTGGTTCAATAACTGTGAACTATGATGGAATCAATAAATTCCGTACAATAATAGGAGATGATGCATTTATTGGCTGTAATTCAAATTTAGTTGCACCAGTAGAAGTTGGTAATGGCGCATTTATAGCTGCAGGTTCAACAATTACAGATAATGTACCTGACGAAAGCTTAGCACTTGGACGTGCAAGACAAACAACGAAACAAGGATACTACAAAACGAAATAA
- the spoVG gene encoding septation regulator SpoVG, with the protein MKVTDVRLRKIQTDGRMKALVSITLDDAFVIHDLRVIEGNSGLFVAMPSKRTPDGEFRDIAHPINSEMRQEIQEAVMKAYEETDEVIIPKASKDETQTEDEETESE; encoded by the coding sequence ATGAAGGTAACAGATGTGAGATTAAGAAAAATTCAAACAGATGGAAGAATGAAAGCATTAGTATCAATTACATTAGACGATGCTTTTGTTATTCACGATTTACGCGTGATTGAGGGCAATTCGGGGCTGTTTGTGGCTATGCCTAGCAAACGAACGCCTGATGGGGAGTTTAGAGATATTGCACATCCTATTAACTCTGAAATGAGACAAGAGATACAAGAAGCTGTAATGAAAGCATATGAAGAAACAGATGAGGTCATTATTCCAAAAGCTTCTAAAGATGAAACTCAAACAGAAGATGAAGAGACAGAGAGTGAATAA
- a CDS encoding RidA family protein has translation MKSINSANAPEALGPYCHAVVVDNLVFTSGQIPLNQQGEIVSEDVKAQTKQVLENLKVVLEDSGATLDSVVKSLIFIKDMNDFQDINSVYGEYFNEHLPARSCVEVARLPKDVKVEIEMIAKINK, from the coding sequence ATGAAAAGTATTAACTCAGCAAACGCTCCAGAAGCATTAGGACCATATTGCCATGCAGTAGTAGTAGATAATTTAGTATTTACTTCTGGTCAAATTCCATTAAATCAACAAGGTGAAATCGTATCAGAAGATGTTAAGGCACAAACGAAACAAGTTCTTGAGAACTTAAAAGTTGTGCTAGAAGATAGCGGTGCAACGTTAGATAGCGTTGTAAAATCTCTGATATTTATTAAAGATATGAATGATTTCCAAGATATCAATTCAGTTTATGGAGAATATTTTAACGAACATTTGCCTGCAAGAAGTTGTGTGGAAGTAGCACGTTTACCCAAAGATGTAAAAGTTGAGATCGAAATGATCGCAAAGATAAATAAATAA
- the purR gene encoding pur operon repressor: MRFKRSERIVYMTQYLLKHPNELVPLTYFVNHFGQAKSSISEDIQIIKETFNGERLGIIETTAGASGGVTYRPKMYIEEAKTLIEQLCELLKEKERLLPGGYLFMSDLVGNPKLLNQVGELIATMYMDEELDAVVTIATKGISLANAVAKVLNLPVVVIRKDNKVTEGSTVSINYVSGSSRKIETMVLSKRTLAEYSNVLIVDDFMRAGGSINGVINLMNEFKATVKGVSVLVESKEVEHRLIEDYTSLVRLSDVDEYNQQFSVEEGNCLKRFN, encoded by the coding sequence ATGAGATTTAAACGAAGTGAAAGAATCGTTTATATGACACAATATTTATTGAAACATCCGAACGAATTGGTGCCATTGACTTATTTTGTGAATCATTTTGGTCAAGCAAAGTCATCTATTAGTGAAGATATACAAATTATTAAAGAGACGTTCAATGGAGAAAGATTGGGCATCATCGAAACGACAGCAGGTGCTAGTGGTGGTGTCACATACCGCCCTAAAATGTACATCGAAGAAGCGAAAACACTTATTGAACAGTTGTGTGAATTGCTAAAAGAGAAAGAAAGACTTCTGCCAGGTGGCTATTTATTTATGTCGGATTTAGTTGGAAATCCTAAATTACTTAATCAAGTTGGTGAATTAATTGCCACAATGTATATGGACGAAGAACTTGATGCGGTCGTTACAATCGCAACGAAAGGGATATCATTAGCCAATGCAGTAGCAAAAGTGCTTAATTTACCAGTTGTTGTTATTAGAAAAGATAACAAAGTAACTGAAGGATCGACAGTTTCAATTAACTACGTTTCTGGATCTTCAAGAAAGATTGAAACAATGGTATTGTCGAAAAGAACATTAGCTGAATATTCGAATGTATTGATAGTGGATGATTTTATGAGAGCAGGCGGATCAATCAACGGTGTAATCAATTTGATGAATGAGTTTAAGGCTACAGTAAAAGGGGTATCAGTACTTGTAGAATCAAAAGAAGTTGAACATCGATTGATTGAAGATTATACATCTTTAGTTAGACTATCTGACGTAGACGAATACAATCAACAATTTTCAGTAGAAGAAGGCAACTGTTTAAAAAGATTTAATTAA
- the ispE gene encoding 4-(cytidine 5'-diphospho)-2-C-methyl-D-erythritol kinase, with product MIYETAPAKINLTLDTLYKRDDGYHEVEMIMTTIDINDRLTFETREDGEIVIDVEHNFVPSDHRNLAYKAAKLMQDKYNIKQGVTISLEKSIPISAGLAGGSSDAAATFRGLNELWGINDSLEALSELASEIGSDISFCIYGKTALCRGRGEQLTHLPKPPSAWVVVAKPDIGVSTPEIYGALDLNETIEVPTKACLEALETGDYEMLCQSLGNSLESVTMHLYPEVEKLKNTMQNSGVDAALMSGSGPTVYGFVQKERQAKQVYNALMGCCNDVFIARLLG from the coding sequence ATGATTTATGAAACGGCACCAGCAAAAATTAATTTAACACTGGATACATTATACAAACGTGATGATGGTTATCATGAAGTAGAAATGATTATGACTACAATAGACATAAATGATCGTTTAACATTCGAAACTCGCGAAGATGGAGAAATTGTTATTGATGTAGAGCATAACTTTGTTCCTAGTGATCACAGAAATTTAGCTTATAAAGCTGCGAAATTAATGCAAGATAAATACAATATTAAACAAGGTGTCACGATATCATTAGAAAAAAGTATTCCGATTTCTGCTGGTTTAGCAGGTGGATCAAGTGATGCGGCTGCTACATTTAGAGGATTAAACGAATTGTGGGGTATTAATGACTCACTTGAAGCTTTAAGTGAACTTGCATCAGAAATAGGATCAGATATTTCTTTCTGTATTTATGGTAAGACGGCGCTCTGCCGAGGAAGAGGCGAGCAACTTACACATCTTCCGAAGCCACCATCAGCATGGGTTGTAGTTGCTAAGCCAGATATTGGCGTATCTACACCAGAGATATATGGTGCATTAGATTTGAATGAAACAATTGAAGTACCTACGAAAGCGTGTCTGGAGGCGCTTGAAACAGGTGATTATGAAATGTTATGTCAATCGCTTGGTAATAGCTTAGAAAGCGTGACGATGCATTTATATCCAGAGGTCGAAAAATTGAAAAATACGATGCAAAATAGCGGCGTTGATGCAGCGCTTATGAGTGGCAGTGGACCGACTGTTTATGGCTTCGTACAGAAAGAAAGACAAGCAAAGCAAGTCTACAATGCTTTAATGGGTTGTTGTAATGATGTGTTCATTGCAAGACTACTGGGGTGA
- the veg gene encoding biofilm formation stimulator Veg, with amino-acid sequence MSKTLVDIKKILDCQLGNRIVLKANGGRKKLIERSGVLKETYPSVFVVELDQEKHNFERVSYTYTDVLTENVQVTFMNELKEEFVVQ; translated from the coding sequence ATGTCGAAAACTTTAGTGGACATCAAAAAAATATTGGATTGTCAATTAGGAAATCGTATTGTACTTAAAGCTAATGGAGGACGTAAGAAGTTAATTGAGCGCAGTGGTGTGCTTAAAGAAACGTATCCATCAGTTTTCGTGGTTGAATTAGACCAAGAGAAACATAATTTTGAGCGTGTGTCTTATACATACACTGATGTATTAACTGAGAATGTCCAAGTAACTTTTATGAACGAACTTAAAGAAGAATTTGTCGTTCAGTAA